The segment CGCCGCGGGCTCGCTCCCGCACGTGACCTATGCCGGCGCCTTCCTCACGACCCTCGGCGGCTACCCCGCCGGTCGCGAGTGGGCACCGCCCGCCATCGTCCGTCAGATCACCGACGCCTCTCCGCAGATCGGGCGCCCCGGGGGCGCGGCGACGGCGGTGGACGAGCAACGGCTCGCCGGAGCATCCGTCATCAAGATCGTCCTGCACCACGAACGCCCTCTTCCCGAGGACGCCCTCGCGACGATCGTCGACACCGCCCACGCTGCCGGGCTTCCGGTCGTCGCCCACGTCGAAGGAGAGGGGATGACGCGGCGCGCCCTCGACGCCGGGGTCGACGCCCTCGCGCACACACCGTTCAGCGAGCGCCTCGACGCGGCCCTCATCGCCCGGGCCGCTGCCGCGCAGGTGTGGATCTCGACGCTCGACATCCACCGCGACGACGACCATGGGGCCGGTATCGCCCGCGAGAACCTCCGGGCGTTCCGCGCGACGGGGGGCCGGGTCGTCTACGGCACAGACCTCGGCAACGGCGACCTCCCGCTCGGGGTGAATCCGCGCGAACTCCGTGCGCTCCTCGCCGCCGGATGCGACGCCGCCGCCCTCGTCGCGGCCCTGACCGATC is part of the Microbacterium sp. ET2 genome and harbors:
- a CDS encoding amidohydrolase family protein → MHLHLVDGERLPLGGVAAVVDLGGDPAILADRAAGSLPHVTYAGAFLTTLGGYPAGREWAPPAIVRQITDASPQIGRPGGAATAVDEQRLAGASVIKIVLHHERPLPEDALATIVDTAHAAGLPVVAHVEGEGMTRRALDAGVDALAHTPFSERLDAALIARAAAAQVWISTLDIHRDDDHGAGIARENLRAFRATGGRVVYGTDLGNGDLPLGVNPRELRALLAAGCDAAALVAALTDPWPGTGSLPGVRTFLRGRPPRRSDGAVDPDALADWLSSASVLPTEDLLPTLDDEGDNADSEDRDDGHP